The following nucleotide sequence is from Juglans microcarpa x Juglans regia isolate MS1-56 chromosome 6D, Jm3101_v1.0, whole genome shotgun sequence.
ATTCAGGAACAATATATACTACACAAAAAACTTACCAATAtacttgctttattttttaaaaacttcttgagcaataaaaaacacattaaatCTACAAAAGTCATTGAAATATACTTATTCCACAAAAAACACAAAGGCTACACAAATAAGTCATTGGATTACGtctatttcataaaaaatacattaaatctacAAAAGTCCTTAAATATAACTtagtcccaaaaaaaaaaaactacacaaATAAGTCACTTTAATACATCCATTCCACAAGCAAGTCCCTAGAATACATTCATTccacaaataataattctattccAACAAAGTCTACACAAATAAGTCCCTAGATTACACTCATCCCACAAAACAATACATTAAATCcacaaaaaatacattaaatctacAAAAGTCTTTGAATATAACTTAAGTCCCAACAAAAACACAAAGGCTTTAGAAATAAGTCATTGGAATACATCCGttccataaaaaatacattaaatccACAAAAAGTCCTTGAAATACAtccattccaaaaaaaaatactttaaatacataaaacataaataaaacacaatacaTCCTTTGAATCATATCATTACAgtggttgtgatccatccaactccaaatccatcggttgtgatcCATCTAACCCAATTTGCATGTGCAAAAAATTAAagtcaaatattattttcatgtcAATATTagcattaaaatataaaaaaactcttGAGATACACTTACACTTTCTTAACTTGGAATCACTATTCTTCGAATTTGGGTTCCACTAATGTCAAAGGTTGTGCTTTCTGGAACAGCCTGATTAGAAATACTCGTAAAAATACAGccaaatattgaaatttaaatataaatatgtacttaTTAATATACCTGTTATCCAACATTAGATGCATCCATCTCTGAATGGAAAAATAAAGGTCTCCATGTGTCCATGCATGGTGTATCTCCTTCATCCCACTAATAATCAAGTATCAAATAAGAACACAAAGTTGTCATATTtgcatttataaaatataaataaaaatgtcataTATTAAATATCTGCACCtatttgcatttttcttttcctgattTTTTTTCGCTTTGACTTTTCGTATGTCTTTCTCCATCCTAGATGTTCTCCTCAGTGATGGGGGTTTGTCTTTCCCTCGCACGACATGTGAACTGAGTACTTTCCTAGAAGTACCAACTGTAGTAGTGTCATTTACCGTACAACCAATATTGGGTGTTTGGGCCATTAATGGGTGTTGTTGGTTGGCACGATACAACTCAATCATTGCATATAACTTAGTTTTTGCATCCTCAGTATGCTCTTTCGAACTCATTGCATTAGTAATCATCTGATAACAGATATTCAACATCTCTGAATATCTATTAGAATATGCTCGTTGTTCTCCTGCATCACAGCTACTGTGGATTAACGTGCATCGTCTTTTGATATCCTTCCTCAATCGATCTAAAATGTACCTATCtgacaaaatttttatctcgtTACATTTGAACACGGCCAAAATGTGCCGACACAATATCCCCCTCATCTAGAATAATCCACAAGAACACTTTGCAGCTACATCTTCCTCACTAAAGTCCACAGAATGTGTAACCAGCTTAGTGAACTCTTCCAAACGAATTTCATCTTCTACCAAATAGGTCTTTACTGCACCATCACTCTTATGTAACTTTGGATTCATATTGATGATGCCTGTAATTTGAAGCTGAACTTCCTTGAATTTAACATTCGTGTACAAATCTTGGAGCCTCTTCTCAATTGAAAATCTAGATATGCAGGGAATCGTGACACTAAACGAGTGGAAGTCCGCggcattttcattctcaaatttttttttcaacgtgTTTTCAAATTGGTCAACAAACTCTTTTAGGTTTGTCTTAACATGAACATACCTGTTAAAAAAAGCATTTATGCTCTCACTTCGTTGCGTTATACTCATTCCAGCCTAAAAGTACTATTTCAAGAATGCTGGAACCCAATGCTCACGCTCAGCATATAAACTTTGCAACCACACATTCTTATGCAAATTGTACTTGGCAATTAATTAATCCCAACACCTCTCAAACTCTTCAATACTTTCGGTGTCATACACACACTTTATTAACGCATTCATCATCCTAGATTTATAGGAACCATAGGAGCTAAGATTTTCGAGGACTTTCTTCAGGATATGCCACATGCAAAATTTATGTCGGGTCTCTGGGAAAACAATAGCAATTACATTTTTCATCACTCTATCTTGATCAGTGATAATAGATTTCGGAGCTATGACATCCATACACTGCAACCAGGTCTTGAATAATTACACAAAGGTCTCCGTATCCTCACTGGAAATCAAGCCTGCTCACAACAAAATTGACTATCCATGGTGGTTTATACCAACAAATGATGCAAACGACATCACATATCTATTCGTCAGGTATGTGGTGTTGAAGGTCACCATATCACTGAAATATTGGTATGCTACTCTACTACGGGGATCtgcccaaaagaaattttttaacctcccatcatcatctaaatccatcaatgcaAAGAATTCAGGATTTGTGTACTGCatcctacaaaaatactctCGAAGCGTACTGGCACCACCAATGCCAAGTCGTAGATGTCTTGCTATATCGATGTAATTACaacaatcattttctaaaaatggGAGGTTCTTAAATCCACCCGCGTCAACAACAAGAGTTCCAAAGCTCTTAATCATTCGGATGCCAACCAAATCATTTGTATCTAAGACTCTTTTTACGAAgtcactcacttctctattacatcgaAGGAAGCGGGATTTTTTTGGACTGAGGCCGtggttatggatattatgaACTGTAGTCAACTGAAGCTTTCCATCAGATCttaaggcattaatctttgccttacattctGTCTTTTTGTTGGGCGTGGATTGGCGACATTGAAAGTCCTATTACAGGCCTTCCCACCATGAGCACAAGCAAGAGTGACATACCTAACCGTCTCTTCTTATCCCCTCTCAGTCCTTTTTGTCATCACCTCAAACCCGTATTTCTTAGCATATTGCTTATAATAACTCattaaatcttcaaaataattaaactccATTCCCGACTTTAGCTCCTCAATCATATCATCACTATCCATTTCAACATTCTGATATGTCCCCTCACTGCCATCCTCAGTTTACTGTGGAAGTGGTCTATCCTCATTACTTTCTTCAACTCTAGCGGATGTACATGGTGCTTCAGTTTCCCTACCCTTGGGTCTATTATCCTCTGAATTAATTATTCTACTCGTAGCAGAACTTGtattgatgagatgagttggaggATATATGACATGTGGAAATGGGTAACCAGCTTTCTGCAAAAGATATAGAAATCTGCAATTAAACTCCTGAATTGGaaaaacaaacttattaaaaataaataataacatataatcaccATTTGtatgttgattggatatttgtgtCCATCTGGATATGGTAGAAATCCCGGTGACCATGCAGGCACTTCTCCATAGTAACCGTGCATGtgatttgggatgtttggacAAGTTGATGGTATGTCCTAACATGTTATTGGATTTGCGTTGTTgatgcattttgaaaataaatatcaagTTAATACATGCCAATGTTATTGATagattaaattatataacatacCGCGAATGAGGAATTTGAGCTAGATGGTGTTGGCGTGGATGGGTGTTCTTTACCATTTCCCAAGCTAAGAGGGAGCCAAAAGCAAATATTGGATCTAAAGAGTAAATATGCAAATAAGGGAGCTCAGATGTATGGGCTATAGATAttcttctataaaaatataaaatgtgcaAAAACAACTCAATAATTGACAGTTTATTAGCAGGCCTATGACCATACAGATTCATCATTGTCCATCATATATTATGcacttgtttaattaatttacagcCACATAGTTGTCTAAACAGGAGAAATCTTATTTAATCTACGATTGGTTTTTCTGCTTTTCAACAACAATAATTCATACATACGAGATCTAAATCCTAATTTTTTCGAACATGTTGAAATGATCTACTAAACAGGAGAATTAATAGACTTTTAAGATATTATTTGATGTGAATGCAAGATGGATTTCAATTACAAACAAGTACAAGACATAATACAAACCCTAACCAGAAAATTAGCAAAAACGAAATCTaaagaaatttgggaaagtCGTGAATAAATTAGGCAAGAATGCACCAAAAATTTTCGACTgggttttgaagaattgaatCACATCAACCCCATCAAATGCGAACGCAAATCCGTCTCTCACCCATGATGACGACTGCGACAGAATGATACTGATGATGGCGACAACGACGGAATGCTTTCCCAATCTCTGTATTGCTCCCACTCTAGTTTTGCCCCCACCCACTCCCACACAGAACTGGACGCATGCAAAAAGACAGTGATAATTTAAGCTATCGGATCTATTGATTGATGTGGGTTACCGTTGTTCTCTCGGGAGAAGATGAAGCTCGAGACTTTGGGccaagatgaaatgagaagacGAAGCTCGGGCACAAACTCTTTTTTGTTACCAATGAAGCAAGCTTGAGACGATCTGTGGGCCAAAACGAGGagggagaaaatgaagaagaatcgGGATTTTGCAAATCGAAAAAGAAACCGAGAGGAGAAGACGAAGCTTGTTTTTGTGAGCGTTTTCATTTCCCgcttttgtgattttgtggcttttgagttttcattttttttaaattaaaataaggcGCCACGTGAGACGCTGGGCCACGGCGGGGATACACCCTGGTTACCCATAGAATTattgtaaaagtaaattttataggAGCTACTAAATTGGCAGTGCAACTTATTCCGGTTTCTCCCATTGATTGCTCATGGTAATCTAGCAAGAACATGAGAGCCGCAGGTATCTTTCTGACCATTCCCTTCTGATACAAAATTAGCCGAGGGTCATTGTTTGGAAAGGATACGTCTAGGACTGAACCTGGCAATAGGTCATTGggtttcttaaaataaatcgcTCTCCCTCTAACTGGACATTCAAAATCGTTTGAGTTCAAGTCTCAATTTGTTTGAGGCCTTATTTTGTgtgtaaaagggaaaaaaaaaaagaaaaagaaagaaaggacaaatgaaatagttaatttccttttattattGGGGCCAAGAGTCTAAGGGCAGTTTTGGTAGCCCTATTCATCTGGGTTGGTTCGGAACTTGATTATCCGTGTCCATAACTGGGTTCCGGCCAGGAAAAAAATTACGCCAATACCCGTCTTCCAAAACTCAGTACCCGAGTTTAAATCAGACTATTGAAACTCAAGCCCCTCCCTACTCCTCGAAACCCCCACCCTCTCTGAAACTAGAACTCGAACCCTTCCTTTCCTCTGAAACTCAATCCCCTCTTCCTTCCCATCTTCAAATTGAAACTCTCATTCTGAAACCCATGAAACCAAAATCGTTACTTATGAAATTGTAACACTGATATTTCACACACTCATAAAAGCTTTCCTGAGAGATTCTTTTCTAGAAAAAGTTTAGAGAATGAGAGAGGAGAAAATCAggttttcattacttttttgcgTAAAAAGAAAGCTACATTACGGCGCCTTTTATAAGAAGAAaccctatatataataaaaggcCCTGTACTGCACATCCTGATGTAACCCAgactgaaaaacaaaataaacaagcaagacaacaaaataaacaaaacaaagctGTATCACACGGCCCAGGGACAGTCCCCATAAGCCCACGTCTGCTGGGCCCAGCCCAACCCCTTCAGTCAACACCTCACTTGcacttcacttcacttcacaCGCACACCACTTCAGTTAACACTTCAGATCCCGAATGCCCCCACGTGAACCCCTTACATCATCTTCCCGAAGCTTCTTCGTGCCGCCGCCGCTAGTTCTCCCTGGCCAAGCTGTCGCCGGCGGCCGTATCACAGAAACCGAAATCCTTCCCTAGACCCTTGTAATCGAAGAAACTCCGTCCATTCTTCCCATCATCTTCTTCCATGCCCCATTCTGAAACCACAATCACCCCAAATCTGAAACCAAAAATACCCAAGCCCATCCGAGCTTGTGAAAATCCAAACCCAAGCAACAATCCCTCCCTGTAACACTTTGTCCAACCCGAAGCAACCATCCCTCGTGGGAACACGAGTATTTTGCGAGCACGCAAGCTCTTTTGCATTTGGTGAGTAGGTCTGCTTCTATagcttttttgtttattgttttggaaaatggGCATTGAAATAATGTTAGGTTCAATGTGGAATTGCTGGGTATTTTGCGTAAATGGCGGTATTCAAACTGTGAATTTTTGCTGAACTTGAACTGTGTTTGAATTCTTCATCATTGCTGttgttctcaattttttttttattttttatgttaggcttttatgttaaaaaaaaaaaaaaaaaaaccatcccTCACGGGAACACGAGTATTTTGCGAGCAGGCAAGATCTTTTGCATTTGATGAGTATATCTGCTTCTATAGCTtctttgtttgttgttttggaaaatgggcattgaaatgattttaggtTCAATGTGGAATTGCTGGGCATTTTGCGTAAATGTTGGTATTGAAACTGTGAATTTTTGCTGAACTTGAACTGTGTTCGAATTCTTCATCGTTGCTGttgttctcatttttttttccgaatGAACTGTGTTCATGTTAggctttaaagaaaaaaaaactgatacaAATCATAAGCTTTATGATAACCCACAAGCCTTTCCAATAGCGGAATATCCCACCCATTTTCAATACGgcattattttatttccaacaaAGGTTTCTCAAGCACTGGGAAATGGCCATTGAGAGGTCCTCCCTCCTCCCAATGGCcataaaaaaagtttttcttATTTATCGGTTAACTGCAAATTTCTGTGGTGTTGTGCTCATCAAAGTCTTAAGCTTAACGCTTCTCCTGACTTGCTTCGGTTGTGTTTTGCTGCGTTGTGTTGTGTCGAACAGCTGAAGGAAAACCGAAGGAAGAAGGAGCTGCTGGAGAACCGAAGGTGGAAGGCACGAAATATGAGCTGGTGGAGAAAGAAGCCATCTTTTTGAAATAAGGGTAAAATGGACAATATACACGTTGCTGAGGTGGAGGTTGTGTGAGGTGTGTTAAGTGGGAAGGCTTTagaatcatttttcaattttatttggGGTCTCTAGGGGTTTAGTCTGGGAGAGGggtagagagtgagagagagagagagagggagagggagtatTTAGAAGGGAATTATGGGGGAGTCAAAGCATGTTAGCAATATGAGATGCCATCACTGCGCAGGCCCCCTTTCCAAGGAGATGGTTCGTGCCTTTTCCTCTATCTTTCCTCTATCTCTTCACTGTTTCTGCTTCAAAATTCAATTTCCTGCGGCCTTTTGATTGCAGGAAACTAGTCAGTGGACTGTTCCACCTCTTATCAGGGATAGCTTTTCCATGGTATTTTTCTCATACCCTTTTGTCCTTCATAACCAATTTGGTTGTTTTTCTCACCTAAATTATGATAATTAGACAATTTGAGGATCTTAGTCAAAGGTCTGTTTAGATCATCTTCTATTTTCACATACCCACCTGTGACTTgccacaattataaaatatttcaataagcTTCTTTGActatctcttcttatttttgaGTGCTGgcttttaataatgttttttttttttttgtgacgcaGATTGGCTCTGCTGTTGGTGGTACAACTAGTGCATTTTATGGATTCAACCACGGTACCGTATCCCGACcctttcttttactttttttttattctttatatagCTTGTTATTCATTAGATGTTTGATATATCTGTTTTTCTTCTCTACATGATGATTTTTGTTTCTCTGGtgagtaatttttgtttttgataagtaaacgatcgtattaataagaataggtataacccaagtacacaagatggtatacaagaggtaaATGGGTTTTACAAGTATGAAGTTGAACACTATTTTAACCCACACATGTATCTATATGTAATCGTGAACATGAACCACAAagcttaatgtttaaatattcaattgatggtaacacatttatgatttgaaaatcaACCATTATCTCTGTCTTCTTATGCAATATTTGACTTTTGTGCATATATATGGACTTAGTGAGCAAGTTAATGCATTATTTTTGGGGGCGTGACATTGATCCAGGCTAgatttattgtctttatttgtttatttgccATTTCAGTGATGCCAATAGTCCGGAGATGTGTAAAAGGCCCTATGTGGTTGCATTTTCTCATTGGTGTAAGCTTCTCAATGCTTTCGTAACGAGTGCTTTTActtaattctctctttttccttcttgtgGTTTTGTTTCTCGTGAAGTCCTTGCATGCCTATGCTTTGAGGGTGtatgttaaaatcttaaaatcttCATGAAATTTTCATGGTGTTTTTTATAGGAGTTTTATGAAAATAGCGCTAGACCTCTTAGGAAACAAGGGGTCCATGAACTATGTTTCTCTCTAATAATGGACCTCTTAGGAAACAAGGTGTCCGGCAAACTATGTTAGTCTTTAATAATAGATAACCGTGTATGGGTCCCagaaataatgtcaatatacaATATACATGTAGAGATGCCTGTGTGCAGTGTGTTTGTGGgtctttaatttaatatattttttcataattttttttaaccgaTTTAGCCAAAATGGGGGAATTGAATTTGACCACAATATATACACAATAAATTGCTTGTTTATTGTTGGAGGTGTCTCTGGGTAAGTGCATGTGCTCTTATTTACCTTTTTACACCTCTATTaaatttctccttctctttgGTTTGCTTGGCGGTATGCAACTTAGGCCTAgtttgctttcaagactaaaatccaaaactttgaaaacctctcatctcattattataacttttccaaatttcacacaaaataaaataaacaattcaactttatcaaatcccaaaacaaaaatactattaaaaaatatattctaacaatattttattcaactttttaactttaatctcaacttatctcatctcatctctgaaaacaagtGATGCCTTAGGGTATGCCTGTGGCAACGCCATAGGTTACCACAAATTGGGGGATTACCACAAAAAGGTGTCTTCGGAATGGGATCACATgaacgatttctttttttttttttttttttttttttttttttttttttttgggggggggggggggcggggggcaGGGGGTGAATGAAACATCAGGGCTAGGATAGAATGGTGAAGGGATGTGAGCTTGCTTGTGGCGATCAGCACAACAAAGGAATTATTTAGATTTGCTTCCAATTATGTATCCAGGATAGATTTGCATGGATCACCTCTTTGTGCATTTGTGTACTTGTGATCAATGGCACATTCatagataagaaataaaatgctGATAACCCTATCTCTCGGGTAGGACAATGtttgttggattttgaaaaacCTTAAAATTATCAACTGATTTGATTACCTGGGGCCACTAGGGGCTTGCTTGTTGCTCTCAAAGCTGATGTTATGCTTTTCAAGTTATGACTTACAAGTCCTCTATAGCTCATTGATTTTTGTTGGTCATCATCTCATTGTGACCTCTTTGTCAAGGTTGTTACTCTGCATTCCTAGAATCAAGACCCATGGGGCTATCGCATGATTAAGTTTAATGTATTTGTTATGATCTTGTGATTCGCCCCCTCGATCACAACATCCATTTGGCTCAACCATGGGTATATTGCTTTTGGCATCATGATATGTTAGCACAAGcaaattttgtgatttgttgaCCCAAGGGTCATATGACTCATACCTCATccgaaaaaaaagaaaagcttttttTAAACATTGTTTTTGTGACATTCTTTATTATcttggaaaaggaaaagaaaaaaaagaaaaagggagcATGATATCTCATGGTGTGAAGTTTA
It contains:
- the LOC121234810 gene encoding uncharacterized protein LOC121234810; translated protein: MGESKHVSNMRCHHCAGPLSKEMETSQWTVPPLIRDSFSMIGSAVGGTTSAFYGFNHVMPIVRRCVKGPMWLHFLIGAPPVIVFSSACAGLLGGAVPALAQLASSSYHAAVSTPPLPPPSQDDTLHKSRTSSTL